A portion of the Lolium rigidum isolate FL_2022 chromosome 1, APGP_CSIRO_Lrig_0.1, whole genome shotgun sequence genome contains these proteins:
- the LOC124688182 gene encoding uncharacterized protein LOC124688182 — MSMLDAFFGKGGGGGAFRGAKCKTLLKLSIPRIKLLRNRRELQLRQMRRDIAKLLEAGQEATARIRVEHIIREENMMAAQEILELFCELVSVRLPIIEAQKECPIDLKEAISSICFAAPRCSDLPELIQVQMMFATKYGKEFVAAAAELMPDCGVNRQIIELLSIRPPPVEVKMKLLKEIAEEHEIDWDPSETETEYLKPHEDLLNGPTYFSGSTLPLPKEKHEETVATSAAVQSNEDDESDGGFDELDLPEVPKAVIRPVSDTPSTPDIGPHVQSSQSAPHEFSNPSAHEFSNPSAHEFSNPSAHEFSTPSAHEFSNPSDLEENPTADATFYNNLKSSQPPVSAPFAQPSMPALPNEKKQFVPFASPPPFASASSMESNDSIPLNSPTPALKPTEPEFYTRTIDEVVTPPQTLNDFNMFSKHSEQVHSASPKESRQNIDLDDVLSAAQTAADSAERAASAARAAANLAQLRIADLKKNSRAYENYNDGSDKESHHQTEVTQKPAFDHQDSFSNDMQGYAPSHVPQRSPSLEDDPFSYPNLFSSKP; from the exons ATGTCGATGCTGGACGCCTTCTTCGGCaagggcgggggcggcggcgccttccgcggcgccAAGTG CAAGACGCTGCTCAAGCTGTCCATCCCGCGGATAAAGCTGCTGCGGAACCGGAGGGAGCTGCAGCTGCGCCAGATGCGCCGGGACATCGccaagctcctcgaggccggccaGGAGGCCACCGCCAGAATCAGG GTGGAGCACATCATCCGGGAGGAGAACATGATGGCGGCGCAGGAGATCCTTGAGCTCTTCTGCGAGCTCGTCTCCGTCCGCCTGCCCATCATCGAGGCGCAAAA GGAGTGCCCTATAGATCTCAAGGAGGCGATATCCAGCATCTGTTTTGCTGCTCCAAGATGTTCAGATTTGCCTGAACTGATCCAAGTCCAGATGATGTTTGCCACAAAGTATGGGAAAGAATTTGTTGCTGCAGCTGCAGAGCTTATGCCTGATTGTGGGGTCAACCGGCAG ATAATTGAACTGCTTTCTATCCGTCCTCCTCCGGTTGAAGTGAAGATGAAACTCCTGAAGGAGATTGCTGAGGAGCACGAGATCGATTGGGATCCTTCAGAAACAGAGACAGAATATCTTAAACCCCATGAAGATCTGTTG AATGGACCTACCTACTTCAGTGGCTCAACGCTTCCTCTTCCAAAGGAGAAACATGAGGAGACAGTAGCTACAAGTGCTGCGGTCCAATCTAATGAAGACGATGAGTCTGATGGCGGTTTTGATGAGCTGGATTTGCCTGAAGTTCCAAAAGCAGTAATTCGCCCGGTTTCTGATACTCCATCAACCCCAGATATTGGTCCACATGTGCAAAGCTCCCAGTCGGCTCCTCATGAATTCTCAAACCCGTCTGCTCATGAATTCTCAAACCCGTCTGCTCATGAATTCTCAAACCCGTCTGCTCATGAATTCTCAACCCCGTCTGCTCATGAATTCTCAAACCCGTCCGACTTGGAAGAGAATCCAACAGCTGATGCTACCTTCTATAATAACCTGAAAAGTTCACAGCCCCCTGTTTCAGCACCATTTGCTCAGCCAAGTATGCCAGCTCTCCCAAATGAAAAGAAGCAATTTGTTCCTTTTGCCTCTCCCCCACCATTTGCTTCTGCTTCTTCAATGGAGAGCAATGACTCGATTCCCTTAAATTCTCCAACACCTGCATTGAAGCCAACAGAGCCAGAATTCTACACAAGGACAATTGATGAAGTGGTGACCCCTCCCCAAACACTTAACGATTTTAACATGTTCTCGAAGCATTCAGAGCAGGTGCACTCGGCATCTCCCAAAGAGAGCAGGCAAAATATTGATTTGGATGACGTGCTTTCAGCTGCCCAAACTGCTGCTGATTCAGCAGAGCGAGCTGCATCGGCAGCCCGTGCTGCAGCAAACCTTGCGCAACTGCGTATTGCCGATCTAAAGAAGAACAGTAGGGCTTATGAGAACTACAACGATGGTAGCGACAAGGAAAGTCATCATCAAACTGAGGTGACACAGAAACCAGCATTTGATCATCAGGACTCCTTTTCCAATGACATGCAGGGTTATGCACCTTCTCATGTGCCTCAGAGATCGCCATCGTTGGAGGACGATCCATTCTCCTACCCCAACCTTTTCTCATCGAAGCCTTGA
- the LOC124654314 gene encoding CRS2-associated factor 1, mitochondrial-like codes for MLLLRRAHSQRPCHRHLSSLLDRYGFVPPASLTPTQQQDTPHGGAPADADKKRRTKKPPYRPPSSLDRGGRPASHSDLPFDFRFSYTESRPDAKPIGLREPKYSPFGPGRLDRPWTGLCAPAVDTTLRSVDAEDPAPAAERDLQEARRSERERVLGEPLTPAERTFFVDKCQKNRTKRQINLGRDGLTHNMLNDIHNHWKHGEAVRVKCLGVPTVDMQNVCHELEDKTGGLIIHRQGGLLILYRGRHYHPKKRPVIPLMLWKPAEPIYPRLIKTTIEGLTVEETKAMRKKGLHVPVLTKLAKNGYYASLVLMVRDAFLADELVRIDCKGLPKSDYRKIGVKLRDLVPCILVCFDKEQIIVWRGKDYDESIQDNMQKALPSVLESESAGAVKNENGEQEETSSESASAKSGKDEHEEKSSDWSSNVWSEGSSSDEVPDDK; via the exons ATGCTACTCCTCCGCCGCGCCCACTCGCAGCGGCCGTGCCACCGGCACCTCTCCAGCCTCCTGGACCGCTACGGCTTCGTGCCGCCggcctccctcacccccacccagCAGCAAGATACGCCCCACGGCGGCGCCCCCGCCGACGCCGACAAGAAGCGCCGGACCAAGAAGCCCCCCTACCGGCCGCCGTCCTCGCTGGACCGCGGGGGCCGCCCGGCCTCCCACTCCGACCTCCCCTTCGACTTCCGCTTCAGCTACACCGAGAGCAGACCGGACGCCAAGCCCATCGGGCTCCGCGAGCCCAAGTactccccctttggtcccggccgCCTCGACCGCCCCTGGACCGGCCTCTGCGCGCCCGCCGTCGACACCACGCTCCGGAGCGTCGACGCCGAGgaccccgcccccgccgccgagaGGGACCTGCAGGAGGCCCGCCGGAGCGAGCGAGAGCGCGTGCTCGGCGAGCCGCTCACCCCCGCCGAGCGCACCTTCTTCGTCGACAAGTGCCAGAAGAACCGGACTAAGCGGCAGATCAATCTCG GGAGAGATGGGCTCACTCATAACATGCTAAATGACATTCATAACCACTGGAAGCACGGTGAGGCTGTCAGGGTGAAATGCCTCGGCGTGCCGACGGTTGATATGCAAAATGTGTGCCACGAGCTCGAG GATAAAACTGGTGGCCTCATCATCCACAGGCAGGGTGGTCTATTGATACTGTACAGGGGGAGGCATTATCATCCAAAGAAAAGACCTGTTATTCCGTTGATGTTGTGGAAGCCAGCTGAACCTATCTACCCAAGGCTAATTAAAACAACAATAGAAGGGCTGACGGTTGAGGAGACAAAGGCAATGAGGAAGAAGGGCCTACATGTTCCCGTTTTGACAAAGCTCG CAAAAAACGGGTATTATGCTAGTCTCGTGCTGATGGTTCGAGATGCTTTTTTGGCTGATGAATTGGTTCGTATTGATTGTAAAGGATTGCCAAAAAGTGATTACCGGAAGATCGGAGTCAAGCTCCGG GACCTTGTTCCTTGCATTCTTGTGTGTTTTGACAAGGAGCAAATTATTGTTTGGAGGGGGAAAGATTACGATGAAAGCATACAGGATAATATGCAAAAGGCATTGCCTTCGGTTCTTGAATCAGAGAGTGCAGGAGCAGTGAAGAATGAGAATGGTGAACAGGAAGAAACATCAAGTGAGAGTGCATCAGCGAAAAGTGGGAAGGATGAACACGAAGAAAAATCAAGTGATTGGTCTTCAAATGTATGGTCGGAGGGCAGTAGCTCTGATGAAGTGCCAGATGATAAGTAG
- the LOC124682991 gene encoding rRNA-processing protein UTP23 homolog, giving the protein MRVKKRSRHRKAVKFYSTCFGFREPYKVLVDGTFVHHLLVHQLLPADDAVRDLLSASRNTPLFTSKCVLAELRRLGKSHAQDFDAAQLLATASCEHEKVVSAVDCILSLVGEKNPEHYFVATQDSDLREKLREIPGVPVIYGLKNSLFIEQPSAQQRKFAQLDEEKRIHMEKSEFKKLLEASSEEKASGDGITPGVAEKSKFKRNRAKGPNPLSCKKKKPRPQPSDAQNQGPAADGEAKRKRVRKRKRSGKDSNQAETSS; this is encoded by the exons ATGAGGGTGAAGAAGCGCTCGAGGCACCGCAAGGCGGTCAAGTTCTACTCCACCTGCTTCGGCTTCCGCGAGCCCTACAAGGTGCTCGTGGACGGCACCTTCGTGCACCACCTCCTCGTCCACCAACTCCTCCCCGCCGACGACGCCGTCCGCGACCTCCTCTCCGCCTCCAGGAACACCCCGCTCTTCACCTCCAAGTGCGTCCTCGCCGAGCTCAGGCGCCTCGGCAAGTCCCACGCCCAGGACTTCGACGCCGCCCAGCTACTCGCCACCGCCAG TTGCGAGCATGAGAAAGTGGTCAGTGCAGTAGATTGCATCCTGTCACTTGTAGGTGAAAAGAATCCGGAGCACTACTTCGTTGCCACCCAGGATTCTGATCTCCGGGAGAAATTACGGGAG ATTCCGGGTGTTCCTGTGATATACGGTCTGAAGAACTCCTTGTTTATTGAGCAACCCTCTGCCCAGCAGCGTAAGTTTGCTCAGCTGGATGAGGAGAAGCGTATACATATGGAAAAATCAGAATTTAAGAAGCTACTCGAGGCATCATCTGAGGAGAAGGCATCTGGTGATGGAATCACACCCGGAGTGGCAGAGAAAAGCAAGTTTAAAAGGAACAGAGCAAAG GGCCCAAACCCACTCTCCTGCAAGAAAAAGAAACCAAGACCTCAACCATCAGATGCTCAAAATCAG GGTCCTGCAGCTGATGGCGAGGCGAAGAGGAAGAGGGTTAGGAAGCGGAAGAGAAGCGGCAAAGACAGCAATCAAGCAGAGACATCGAGCTGA